In Setaria italica strain Yugu1 chromosome IX, Setaria_italica_v2.0, whole genome shotgun sequence, the genomic stretch ACTTGATAACTTGTCGCTGCGTGACCTGGTGAAGAGGTAGTGCACCGTGAGGCTATCCACGCGACGAACTACCAAGACAATCACCCTTCCACGTACCAACGAAACAGTCCACGCAATCACACCCTATAGACGTGAAGGCACGAGCTGGGTGAACCGCAGTTCGGCGTTCTACAACTCACTCAAGAATCgaaagaacaagtgttgcaagcctctcaagactcacgcataaacaaaactccacaagtttgtgtattctgaatttagctaatcaagatctgacctttcattgtctagtacAAGATATATATAGAGATAGGGGCGTTCAGCTTGGAGTAAATGGCAGCATGCACAtgcactagttgatttcgtgGCTGGTTCGCGCGTCTTTCAGCTTCTGGCAGGAGTTACTAAAATGAGCATAActctttattgggaagtccaaatAATGAACCATTTGATGGACTGGAAAGTAGACTTGAAGACGCTTCCATCGACATATAGAACACCGTCTAACTCCTTGTATTCTGTCCACGGTGATGCTTGGAATTCGTACCATGTGTCAGTTATCTAGCTTCTGGTTGCATTCCCATGcaaaggtgatgaaccaccattttattcatgcacaccataggcttcttggttcaaatgtccagaggcttgaatccatcttcatcccatgctagttcatacactccatcattcctaaggatattggaacaagaactcaaaagcataggctcattcaacataaactgattattaaacataaggttagcgttcacctgagaatgaatttccttctccaattgtttagctctacttcttgtaattggaccagcTATATCAAGTGGAGTTTCATGTGAAGATGAGTGAATGCTAGGAATGTTCTTATtaatagtaaaaattatgtatctcaaaaatccaaaacgacctacaatttgaaatggagctAGTAACAAACAAGTTGATCTCACCAACTACAAGCTAAGCAAAGTTTTCACATTTATATACGAATTACATAAATGTACAGAGGATTGGTAAATCCATCCGTAGCCTAAACCAAAATGTGGTATTTGCACCCAAAAGATGGGTTGCACAGGtcctttcgcaaaaaaaaaagggtgatGCACAGGATGTAAGCCTCTCTTCCTTTCATATTCTTCCTTggacccctccctcccttcctccccatcTCTCAACGCCAAGGAGATAGCTTGTCCACTCCTAGCAAAATCCTTTCTTTGCTGCTTTATCCCCGCCATGTTAAAACGTTGTTATATAGGAGCAGTTTTGTGACAAACCTTCGTAAGCATAGTTGATTCAGCTGATAAATCTGAATTCACGTGTTTATtactcatccatcccaaattgtaagtcattccaaaaaTCTTGGAGTcaaaagtatctcaagtttgatgaaatttatatgataatataataacatttatgatgtcatctaagtatcattagattcttcatcaattatatttttatagtatatctatttgatgtcataaatctttataattttctctataattttggtcaaacttgagatgctttgactctctaagattcttggaatgacttataatttataatttgggatggagggagtactttgtTTCTTCCCTTTCCGTACCACGCTTCTCCTGATGATTAATTTTAAAGAACTTGTGTTCGCTGTCCTGTTACAACTCTAAATAATTCCCAACACTCCCACAACTATTCAAGTTAACAGTTAACCCTGCTAGGAGGTGAAAAACAAACAGCAAAACTAAGAGCAGAATTACACATTCCATTGATCCATCCCGCGGATGAGCCGCCACCTGATGATGCCTACTCTACTCCGTCGTGATGGTTTGGTACAGTTGCTCCATGAACCCTCTGAACCGTTTGATGTCTAGGATGACGTGCTGGCCGTTGATGAAGATGTTCCACACCTTGTCAAACCCCTGGCGGTGTACGGAGACCGGGTCCGTAAACACGGCGTGGTCCCTGGGGTAGGTCTCGTTCAGCGTCGTCTCGTCCGCCGTCACCTCGTACTCGAGGTACCGGAGGCCCATGGGTGCCACCGGATCACCGAACGAATGCCGGCACGGCCACTTGAGCTCGCCCCACGGGATGATCTGGACCACCGTGGCGTTGTCGGGCAGGAACAGCATGTTGGCCAGCCCGGCGCCGTGCACGCCCATGAGCACGTCGCAGGAGTTGGCCAGCCCGGAGAACCGTTCCAGGTCGCTGACGTCGTCAGGCCCCGCGGCGACCACCTCGAAGCCCAGCTCggtcgcggcggcgatggcatcGGCTTCGTTCTTCAGCTGCCTGGAGTTGCGGCGCAGGATCAGGACGAGCCGGGGCTTCCGTCCGGAGCTCCTGCTCACCGGCGCCACGCGTGGCCGCTGCAGAGAGTAGGCGGATCGGATGAAGTCCCGGAAGCTCGCCATGGTGTAGCCATTGCGGGAGAGACCCGGGACGATACTGAGCTCCTTGTGGCTCTCCAGCCCAACATGAGCCGACGGGAAGCACCGCACGGTGTCTTCGGAGTCCATGTCTATGACAGGGTACGCGGATAGCGCGACGAGGATGGCCTTGTACTTGGCGATCCAATTGGGTTCGTAGTCGGTGGCGAGCAGCTGCACGCGGCCGTTGTACTCACGGACCGTGAGGTAGAGTGGGATGATCACGTCGGTCATGACGTGGAAGAAGTTTCGGTTGTATCCGCCGGTGGAGAAAACCACCGCGGGCACATCGTGCCGAACCGAGCACTCCGGTGGGAtgacgtcgtcgtcggcgcctGGAGGGCTGGATCGCACGGTGACCTCCCGGACCAGCTGCATGACCTGATCCTCCCACTTTCTTGCGTACGGCCGGAGCTTGATCGTCGAGTTCTCGGGCCGGTAGGTGGACACCGAGACGACGTAGACGGTGGCAGATTTGCCGTGGATGCGCAAGTCACCTTCCATGGTGCAGGTGTCGGATTGGTGATTGCTGAAGTTGCAGCTTATGCTGCCTAGTATTGGTGCTGCCACATCTGCGTATATATGACATAATGATAGATTAGTGACTAGGAAATACTTTGAATATTTTTTGTTAgttgttactccctccgtcccaaattactattcgttttgattttttagatacatagtttttgctatacacctagatatatgttatatctagatacgtagcaacaTATATGTactctaaaaaaatcaaaacgaattgtaatttgggacagagggagtaggtGTTACATTTCTTATGCAATTGTTCTCACTTATTGGTTACAACTCACAAAAAGCCCCTCTTCTAAGGTGCGAGAATCAATGTAATAAACATCGTTCATAGAGCTAAGATGGGACGACGTATAGTAGTATTCAGTACGAAAATGTCCTTCTACCTGAATTTCTCACAGAACTATCTTTTTCCCTGCTCGTGGCGGCGATTTGGTTTTGTTGGTTATAATTTGCAGCAAATTAAATGGATTTCAATAAAAATGTACATGCAGTAATCTACTGTAAAAATAAACACAAAATAATACCTGCTTCAAAATAGAGTACTAATCATGCTGTAATTATTTGGAGATATTGATTTGCACTCTGCAGAGAAATAGTTCAGCACACTATTGTACTGGTCTGCTTGAAGTTAAGCGTGCGCTTCGGCCGCCTGACCACCAAGTGTAGCTAGAGCCTAGAATATTTCGTTCTACCGGTCAACTTGTGCGGCACAAAATAAAAATACTATTCCACGAACCTAGTTCAAACAACACTGACATGACTATCACAATATTCAAATTTCGTGCATCTGAGTCacaaatgatttttttaattaatataGCCGCTACGTTTTATACAGTTACAGAGTTTGATATACTTCATGGTGTTAGCAAGCTTCGTCTTTCTCTCTCTACGCTTGGAGCATCTCCGAGGGAATGGCTATCCCACTCTCTAAGCTAAAATTTGATAAAtctgctggaaaagtatgctcAACAGAGTAGGTATCGGGATGGCTATCCCAACCCCTCGCATTGCCAGCTGCCCTAACTCACGTGTGTGCTCGTTCGGCAATCTCCCCTGATTCTAGTTCTATAAGCCAGGATGGATGACATTGCCTTGATCCTGGACGTAATCTTGAACCCTCAGTTGAATACATCTAGTTTTTGCATGAATTCTTCCGCTGTCATGGTATCAAGAGACCATCACAATCCTTGACCTCTAGCTTCTGCTAAACCCTAAGCGCATGCGCCACCGTCGCTTGCCGCAATCCCATGGTGCTGCTACCTCAATCCCCCCGCCACCTCCATGGAGCAGCGTGAGCGCGCCGCCATCGATGCCAAGCAGCACGTGGCCGAACAAGGAATGGAGTGCGAGGCCCTCGCTCGCCGTCAAAGCTGCCGCAAAGGCTGCCTCCGCCGCACAAGATCGCGTGTGTGCCACCCTCAACGCCCTTGAGTGCGAGCGCCGCCTTGCCGCTGATCACGTGCGCGAGGCCGAATTGGCACATTCACGGGCCAATCCTCCAATgaaggaggacgacgatggaGACCATGGTCACCACGACGCCAACACCTATGAAGACACCGTCGTTACTAATCTTTATGCCCAAGCTGCGGGTGTCCAAAGTGATCTGATCTCTCCCCCTGAGTATGAGGCATTGGTTCCGCCTATTGGTCCTCTAGCTCCCCCTACAAGTCTGCCTATGACCTCACGGTGCTTCGCCACACGCCCTGCTGTCCCCACAGGGCACCGCTTTGGTTCCAATCCCACTACATGTGCCACGCGCGGCCACGGTGCGCCGCACTATGCGTGGCCCCTCGATCCACGCCTCCTGGATCAAAACCTATGCCCACGACATGCACGGCTGCAACATCCTCGCCTGCTCCCGTGCCCCACGTGGTCGCAAGTCCGATGCCTGCGCCATGCGTGGCCCCAGGACTGGTGCCCGTGCCCCGCCATGCACGGCCACGGCACTTACCTGACAATCTGCACTAGTTCTACTGCCCCCGCCCTGCAATCCTGGTGCCATCTTTGTTGGTCTTTTCGATGGCGTGCACCTATGCCTGCCGGTCGCGGCCAATTCACGGCCCTGTGCGGCTGGCTGTCACATGACCTGTCGGTACCTCGCATCTTCCTTGTGGGGCAGTGGCCATCCAACCAGTTGTCAATCAGCACTCCATGGCCACATGTAAGCTTGGATTCTACCTGCCAACAGCCTTCCACACGTTGACACTCTTGCCGAATCCAAAGACCTACCGTAGCGCTCTCGCCAATCCCAATTGGTGTAGTGCTATGGAGGCAGAAGATGCGGTCCTGCTCTCCAATGACACTTGGAACCTTGTGCCTCATTTGCCAGGTGCCAACATtgtcaccggcaagtggattTTTCATCATAAGTTCCATGCAGATGGCTCCCTTGATCGGTACAAGGCTCACTGGGTTCTACACGATTTCTCCCAGCACCCAGGTGTGGATTACGATGAGACGTTCACGGTTGTGAAGCTTGCCATAGTTTGCACTGTTCTATCCCGGGCACTCTCGCAGAATTGGCCCATCCATTATCTCAATGTGAAGAATGCCTTTCTGCATGGCACCCTGCCTAAGACAGTCTATTGTTCCCAGCCGACTGGCTTCGTCGACCCCACTGTTTCGAATCATGTTTGCAAGCTCAACAAGTCGCTTTATGGCTTGAAGCAGGCCCCTCACGCATAGTCCAACCACTTCGCGTCTCACTTGCTCGTGCTTGGATTTGTTGAAGCTAAGTCAGACACTTGTTGTTCATCCACCGCCGCTAACACAGTCTACCTGCTCCTCTAGGTGGACGACATAGTGTTGACAATTCCTAGTCCTGATCTCCTTCGTCACACTATCACTGCCCTCCAGCAGGAATTCTCCATGAAGGATCTCAGAGAGCTGCATCATTTTTCGGGTGTGGCTGTTCAGCGTcgccttggtggtttgtatgCCAAGCTCTCAGCCGCGATAGGTAACCCTATCAGCAATGCTACTCTAGTAGCCTTGTCGGAGCACTGCAGTTTCTCACATACGTTTACTCAGCCGGAAATCTCACATTTATAGCAGGTGTGCCGTCACATGCATGGTCCACACGATCCTCACCTCTCGGTTGTGAAACGGATCCTATGCTACCTCCATGGCACTTTGGACCATGGACTTCTTCTTCAGGCGTCGTCACCGTCTGAGCTTGTTGTGTATACTGATGCTAACTGGGCTGGTTGTCTGGACGCACAGGTCTACCTCTGGCTTTGCTGTTTTCCTTGGCTCCAACCTGGTTTCATGGTCCTCTAAGCAACAAACCACTGTGTCCCGCTCCAATGTAGAGGCTGAATACATAGCTGTCACCAATGGGATTGCTGATGTGAGCTGGCTGCGACAACTGCTCCAAG encodes the following:
- the LOC101764052 gene encoding protein O-linked-mannose beta-1,4-N-acetylglucosaminyltransferase 2, which encodes MRGRHKSKKHGSSTVALWLLLPLLVLIVLKTNLLPQVARYSIVGSPPSSASRDETTGGGDATKDVAAPILGSISCNFSNHQSDTCTMEGDLRIHGKSATVYVVSVSTYRPENSTIKLRPYARKWEDQVMQLVREVTVRSSPPGADDDVIPPECSVRHDVPAVVFSTGGYNRNFFHVMTDVIIPLYLTVREYNGRVQLLATDYEPNWIAKYKAILVALSAYPVIDMDSEDTVRCFPSAHVGLESHKELSIVPGLSRNGYTMASFRDFIRSAYSLQRPRVAPVSRSSGRKPRLVLILRRNSRQLKNEADAIAAATELGFEVVAAGPDDVSDLERFSGLANSCDVLMGVHGAGLANMLFLPDNATVVQIIPWGELKWPCRHSFGDPVAPMGLRYLEYEVTADETTLNETYPRDHAVFTDPVSVHRQGFDKVWNIFINGQHVILDIKRFRGFMEQLYQTITTE